The Streptomyces phaeolivaceus genome has a window encoding:
- a CDS encoding DUF7848 domain-containing protein, translating into MSARSVIRHETWTLEPDHEPDAEPTTYAMQCAVDDETSPASEDFNEPQKWVLEHCGRNPSHRTYREIITRPWRTWRDA; encoded by the coding sequence GTGAGTGCGCGTTCGGTCATCCGCCACGAGACGTGGACGCTGGAGCCGGACCATGAGCCGGACGCGGAGCCCACGACGTACGCCATGCAGTGCGCGGTGGACGACGAGACGTCACCTGCGAGTGAGGACTTCAACGAGCCGCAGAAGTGGGTGCTGGAGCACTGCGGCCGGAACCCCTCGCATCGCACCTACAGAGAGATCATCACGCGCCCGTGGCGCACTTGGCGGGATGCGTAG
- a CDS encoding helix-turn-helix domain-containing protein, protein MAEHLGDRLVRLRGLADLTQERLAEKSGVSSDVIKRLEQKRKHSARLPTLHALVQGLGVELTSLLGDPPGVPSTGEADPPQLVAVRRAIMPPLFVPPPEPNGPERLTVPLLRREIADAWTLYHGAEFGRLMEVLPGIINDARFAASVGQGDERAAGQAALGKALQLAGHLAIRLGKTDLALSALERAMSAAEQSSDPLLAPMVSNSVAWNYQRQNRLDDAERLAVYAADRVEHDHGDTAEGVRVWGGLLMSAATSAARSGDYDTANEMMTTAETATKRLAVLPPPANGRMVSVFSRSSVRIERVRLAVQHGRPEEALGLAKGMRLSSDTPPSWRTWLLLDVARAHTDLGNAEGAVKALTRLREIAPAWMRHHTLAVAIVSDLWALPSRPRGLRKLAEFLGVAN, encoded by the coding sequence ATGGCTGAGCACTTGGGAGACCGGCTCGTCCGCCTGCGGGGGCTGGCAGACCTCACGCAAGAGCGACTTGCTGAGAAGTCCGGCGTGTCCTCGGACGTGATCAAGCGGCTTGAGCAGAAGCGCAAGCACAGTGCGCGGCTGCCGACCCTGCATGCCTTGGTTCAGGGACTAGGGGTCGAGTTGACTTCCTTGCTCGGCGACCCTCCGGGTGTGCCGTCCACGGGTGAGGCCGACCCGCCTCAACTCGTGGCCGTGCGGCGCGCGATCATGCCGCCGTTGTTCGTGCCGCCGCCCGAACCGAACGGGCCTGAGCGGCTGACGGTGCCGCTCCTCCGGCGGGAGATCGCTGACGCGTGGACCCTCTATCACGGCGCGGAGTTCGGTCGGCTCATGGAGGTGTTGCCCGGCATCATCAATGACGCGCGCTTCGCCGCTTCGGTCGGTCAGGGTGACGAGCGGGCAGCCGGGCAGGCAGCGTTGGGCAAGGCGCTTCAGCTGGCTGGACACCTCGCCATTCGCCTGGGGAAGACCGACCTTGCTCTGAGCGCGCTGGAGCGGGCCATGAGCGCCGCTGAGCAGTCCTCCGATCCGCTGCTGGCACCCATGGTCAGCAACTCTGTCGCGTGGAACTACCAGCGGCAGAACCGGTTGGACGACGCGGAACGCCTCGCTGTGTACGCCGCCGACCGGGTTGAGCACGATCACGGCGACACGGCCGAAGGTGTGCGTGTGTGGGGCGGGTTGCTGATGTCGGCGGCGACGAGTGCGGCCCGCTCGGGCGACTACGACACGGCGAACGAGATGATGACGACGGCCGAGACGGCGACCAAGCGCCTGGCCGTGCTCCCGCCTCCGGCCAACGGCCGGATGGTGTCCGTCTTCAGCCGCTCGTCGGTACGCATCGAGCGCGTCCGTCTCGCCGTGCAGCACGGACGCCCTGAGGAGGCTCTTGGCCTGGCCAAGGGGATGCGGCTCAGCTCCGACACACCTCCCTCGTGGCGTACCTGGCTCCTGCTCGACGTTGCCCGTGCGCACACGGACCTGGGGAACGCCGAAGGGGCGGTGAAGGCCCTGACTCGGCTGCGCGAGATCGCCCCGGCGTGGATGCGGCATCACACGCTGGCCGTGGCGATAGTGAGTGACCTTTGGGCGCTGCCATCGCGTCCACGGGGACTGCGCAAGCTTGCCGAGTTCCTTGGGGTCGCGAACTAA
- a CDS encoding metallopeptidase TldD-related protein — MSARTHKPHEIVERALALSRADGCVVIADEYSTANLRWAGNALTTNGVTRGRSVTVVATVDGREGTASGVVSRSAVTPEELEPLVRAAEAAARGAGPAEDAQPLITGVAHSPDFTDAPAETSSAVFADFAPALGESFARARAGGRELYGFANHELVTSYLGTSTGLRLRHDQPNGTLELNAKSPDRKRSAWAGRSTRDFKDVDPGALDAELAVRLGWAERRVPLPAGRYETLLPPTAVADLLIYQMWSASARDAAEGRTVFSKPGGGTRIGERLTELPLTLRSDPNEPGLESAPFVLAHSSGGDSSVFDNGLPLTATEWISAGEIARLPTTRHSAGLTGLPVVPTIGNLILDGGEDRSLEEMVANTGRGLLLTCLWYIREVDPATLLLTGLTRDGVYLVENGEVTGEVNNFRFNESPVDLLGRATEAGRSEKTLPREWSDYFTRAAMPALRVPDFNMSSVSQGV; from the coding sequence ATGAGCGCCCGTACCCACAAGCCGCACGAGATCGTCGAGCGGGCCCTCGCGCTCTCCCGGGCCGACGGCTGTGTGGTGATCGCCGACGAGTACTCGACGGCGAACCTGCGCTGGGCGGGCAACGCGCTGACCACGAACGGGGTCACCCGGGGCCGCTCGGTGACCGTCGTCGCCACCGTCGACGGCAGGGAGGGCACCGCCTCCGGGGTCGTGTCGCGGTCCGCCGTCACCCCCGAGGAGCTGGAGCCGCTGGTCCGGGCCGCCGAGGCCGCCGCGCGCGGCGCCGGCCCCGCCGAGGACGCCCAGCCGCTGATCACGGGCGTGGCGCACTCCCCCGACTTCACGGACGCGCCCGCCGAGACCTCCTCGGCCGTATTCGCCGACTTCGCGCCGGCGCTCGGTGAGTCCTTCGCCCGCGCGCGTGCGGGCGGCCGGGAGCTGTACGGCTTCGCCAACCACGAGCTGGTCACCAGCTATCTCGGTACGTCCACCGGGCTGCGGCTGCGCCACGACCAGCCGAACGGGACGCTGGAGCTGAACGCCAAGTCCCCGGACCGCAAGCGCTCGGCGTGGGCGGGGCGGTCGACCCGGGACTTCAAGGACGTGGACCCCGGCGCCCTCGACGCCGAGCTGGCCGTACGGCTGGGCTGGGCCGAGCGGCGGGTGCCGCTGCCCGCCGGGCGGTACGAGACGCTGCTGCCGCCGACGGCCGTGGCGGATCTGCTGATCTACCAGATGTGGTCGGCGTCGGCGCGGGACGCGGCCGAGGGCCGGACCGTGTTCAGCAAGCCCGGCGGCGGCACCCGGATCGGCGAGCGGCTCACCGAGCTGCCGCTGACCCTCCGCAGCGACCCGAACGAACCGGGCCTGGAGTCCGCGCCGTTCGTGCTGGCCCACTCCTCCGGCGGCGACAGCTCGGTGTTCGACAACGGGCTGCCGCTGACGGCGACCGAGTGGATCAGCGCGGGCGAGATCGCGCGTCTGCCGACCACCCGGCACAGCGCGGGCCTGACCGGACTGCCGGTGGTGCCGACGATCGGCAATCTGATCCTGGACGGCGGCGAGGACCGCTCCCTGGAGGAGATGGTCGCGAACACCGGGCGCGGGCTGCTGCTGACCTGCCTGTGGTACATCCGCGAGGTCGACCCGGCGACGCTGCTGCTGACCGGGCTCACCCGGGACGGCGTCTACCTCGTGGAGAACGGCGAGGTCACGGGCGAGGTCAACAACTTCCGGTTCAACGAGTCGCCGGTGGACCTGCTCGGCCGGGCCACCGAGGCCGGGCGGTCCGAGAAGACGCTGCCGCGCGAGTGGAGCGACTACTTCACCAG